Sequence from the Cellulomonas fimi ATCC 484 genome:
CGTCGGTGACCCCGTCGTTCGGGCCCGTGCAGGAGGACTCGGTGGCGCTCGCTCGCGCCGACTGGCTGACGGCGGCGACGGCGGGCCTGCCGCGTGCGTGGCGGCAGGACGTCGCCGAACGGGTCGCGACGACCGCGGAGCTGCGGCTCGCGGTGACCGACGCGCTCGCGCAGGTGACGGTCGTCGCACGGCGGTCGGTCGCCGCGGCGTGGCTGACCGGGCTCGCGGTGGTGCTCGTGGCGGCGGCCGTGACGATCGGCTCGGTCGCGCTCGGCTCCGGGTTCGCGAGCGTCCGGGCCAACCCGTGGGCGCCCGCCGGTGCGCTGCTGCTCCTCGCGGGTGCGGTCGTCGCCCTGCTGGCGTCCGTGTCGACGCGGCGTGCGGCGGCGCACCGGCGGGCGGCGCGCGTGCTGCGCGAGGGGCGTGCGGCGCTGGAACGCGTCGCGCGGGGGCGGCTCGCCGACCCGACCGTCGTGGCGCTGGGCGAGCACCGGCAGACGCGCGAGCTCGTGGACGCCGCGCGGGCCTGAGGGGTCCGCGAGCGCGGGCGCTCCGTGGTGTCGGCGGGTCGCGAGCCGTCCACAGCACCTGCGCGCGCCGCGTGCGTCCACCGGCCGAGGGCGGCCCCACCCGCCGGGGGCGGCCGCCCGCCGACGCTGGGTCCACACGCCCCGCACCGAGCGGGGCCGGGGCACAGGAGGCCCGCATGAGCACGCACTCCCTCGACCTGACCCTCGTCGGCTGGGTCGGCAGCGACGTCCGGCACTTCAACGCCCCCGGTACGACGCCCTACACGTCGTTCCGCATGGCGAGCACGCGGCGCTGGTTCGACCGGCGCGAGGGCGCCTGGCGCGACGGCCGGACCGAGTGGTTCACCGTGAAGATCTGGCGGTCCGGCGCGCTCAACGTCGCGCAGTCGCTGCGCAAGGGCGAGCCCGTCGTCGTGCACGGGCGGCTGTCCACGGAGGAGTGGCAGGCCGACGACGGGGCGCGGACCTCCCTGGTCGTCGAGGCGACGGCGGTCGGGCACGACCTCACGTTCGGCACGACGCGGTTCGCGCGGACCGTGACGACCGCGGCCGACGGTGCCGGCACGGGCGACGTCGACGGACGCCCGCCCGTCGACGTGTCCACGCTTCCGGAGGTCGACGACGCCGACATGGTGCCCGGCGAGCACGTCGTCGACGAGGCCGGCCGGCCCGTGGACGACGTCGACCGGGCGCTCGCAGCGGCGGGCGCGGCCTGATCGCCTAGGCTGGGGGACCGCAACCGACGACGCGGCAGGGCCGACGGGCGCGCCCGCGCAGCCTGTCCGGCCCGCCGTCGTCACCCCACGACATCCCGAGGCGGACGAAGAGCCAGTGGCTGAGTTCATCTACACCATGTACAAGGCGCGCAAGGCGCACGGGGACAAGGTCATCCTCGACGACGTCTCGCTCAACTTCCTGCCGGGCGCCAAGATCGGCGTCGTCGGCCCGAACGGTGCCGGGAAGTCCACGATCCTCAAGATCATGGCGGGCCTCGACCAGCCGTCGAACGGCGAGGCGCGTCTGAGCCCCGGGTTCACGGTCGGCATCCTGCAGCAGGAGCCGCCGCTGAACGACGACAAGACGGTCCTCGGCAACGTCGAGGAGGGTGTCGCCGAGATCAAGGGCAAGCTCGACCGCTACAACGAGATCTCCGCGCTCATGGCGGAGCCCGACGCGGACTTCGACGCGCTGCTCGCCGAGATGGGCCACCTCCAGGAGGCCATCGACGCGGCCGACGCGTGGGACC
This genomic interval carries:
- a CDS encoding single-stranded DNA-binding protein translates to MSTHSLDLTLVGWVGSDVRHFNAPGTTPYTSFRMASTRRWFDRREGAWRDGRTEWFTVKIWRSGALNVAQSLRKGEPVVVHGRLSTEEWQADDGARTSLVVEATAVGHDLTFGTTRFARTVTTAADGAGTGDVDGRPPVDVSTLPEVDDADMVPGEHVVDEAGRPVDDVDRALAAAGAA